ATCTGAAAGTGTGAAAAGTTTGGTGGCCCTTTTCGAACACTCGTCTTAAAATGTATCCAAATCGAGGGAGTAACCCATGGCAAAAGAATGGCTGACCTTAGGCGAAGTGGCTCAGTTGTTGGGCGTGCATCCCAGCACCGTGCGCAACTGGGCCGACTCGGGGAAAATGCCGGTGCACCGGACCCAGGGAGGGCATCGCCGGTTTCGGCGCAGCGAAGTGGAGTTATGGTTGCAATCCCAGCGCGCCAACGGGGATGCCGCCCAGGCGGAGCAGGTGCTCCAGGAGGCGCTGAAGTACATCCGCTGGCAGATTGCCGAAGGGGAACTGAGCAGACAGGGGTGGTTCCAGAAACTCAATGGGGAGGCGCGCGAAGCCTATCGCAAGTCCGGGCAGGCGTTGATGCAAGGCCTGCTGGTGTATCTGATCGGCAACGAGCAGGCCGGCATGGCCGAGGCGCGCTCGTTGGGCTACGAATACGCCATGCGCGCCCGGCAGTTCGACCTGACCGTGGAAGAGGCGGTGGACGCCTTCACCTTTTTCCGCAATGGGGTGTTCGAGGCCCTGCTGAAGGCTTTCGAGGCTTCGACCGTGCATTCGTCCACGGTGTGGAGCACGCTCACTCGGCGCGTCATGCGTTTCACGGATGAGGTGCTGCGCAGCCTGGTTAGTATTTATATGAAATTGTGCCTGAAGGAATCGGCTGGATGATTTGAGGCCGCCATGAGGGAAAAGCGTTCTTCGACACGCTTTTCGGCCGCGCCCTGGATGCGCTGGCTGGTGCCCCTGGCCCTGGCCCTGTTGGCCCTGGGGCTGTTGGGGGTGGTGGTGTTGACTTTGTTGCCCTGAGGCTGGGCTCCCGGTAAGGGATGCGGTTCGCCCGGCGGAGCGCCCACAACGGTGGCGGAGGCAGTCATGCATTGGATCTCGGCGTTGTCCACCCTGGTGACTTTGCTGTTTGTCGCGGCGGTGCTGCAGCGGTATCGCCGCAGGGGCGGCGCCCACCTGCTTTGGTGGGGGATGGGCCTGGCCTGGTACGGCCTGGGCACCCTGGCCGAGGTGGTGCTGGGCCTGACCTTCAACGCCTGGGTGCTCAAGTTGTGGTACCTCAGCGGCGCAATGTTGACCGCCGCCTGGTTGGGCCAGGGCACGGTGTTTCTCCTGATCCGCCGAGGGCGGTGGGCCAGGGGGAGCGCCTGGGTGCTGCTGGCGGTCTCCCTGGTCGCCGCGGCTCTGGTGTTCTCCGCGCCCATCCTGCCCGCAGCCGCCGACTTCCAGCCCGCTTTGCCCGTCTCTTCGCAGTATCAGGACATCCTGGGGCGCTCGGGGCTGATGCTCACTTTGACCATTTTGCTCAACCTGTACGGTACCCTGACCCTGGTGGGCGGGGCGATTTACTCCGCCTATCTCTTCTGGCGCAAGCAGGTGCTCCTGGAGCGCATGGTGGGCAACATCCTCATTGCGGCCGGCGCGCTGAGCCCGGCCATGGGCGGCTCTCTGCTACGGGCCGGCCTGGCGGACTGGCTGTATGTGAGCGAGTTGTTGGGCGTGGTGCTGATGTTCCTGGGGTTCCGCCTGGCGGTCAAGAGCCGCCCGGCCGAAAAAGCGGCGACCTCTGCCTCGTCGTAGCGCCCCGTTGGCAGGAGCAACGAAAAAGCCACCGAGTCATCCTCGGTGGCTTTTTATATCACGGGGCGGGCTACTTTCCCTTCCACTCCGGCGGGCGTTTTTCAATGAAGGCTTTCATGCCTTCTTCCTGGTCCTCGGTGGCGAAGAGCAGGTAAAACACCCGCCGCTCGTAGGCCAGCCCCTCGGTGAGCGAGGTCTCCAGGGCTTTGTTGACCGCCTCCTTGGCGATGCGCACGGCCACAGGCGCGCGCTCGGCGATTTGCTGCGCCAGTTCCAGCGCTTCGTCCAGGGTGCGCTCCGGCGGCACCACGCGATTGACCAGCCCGAAGCGGGCCGCTTCCTCGGCGCTCAGCGTGCGGTTGTTGAGCACCATCTCCATGGCCAGGTACTTGCCCACGGTGCGGGTGAGCCGCTGGGTGCCGCCCGCCCCCGGAATGATGCCTAAGTTGATCTCCGGCTGGCCGAACTTGGCCGTCTCCGAGGCCACGATCATATCGCAGGTCATGGCCAACTCGAAGCCGCCGCCTAAGGCGTAGCCGGATACGGCGGCGATGATGGGCTTTTTGATCTCGCGGATGCGGTCGAACAGTTCGATATATTCGCGGTTGAGCATGTCCACCGGCGTGGCTTCGGCCATCTCCTTGATGTCGGCCCCGGCGGCGAAGGCCCGCTCGCTGCCGGTGATGACCAGCGCGCCGATGTTCGGGTCGGCGTCGAAGGCTTGCAGGGCGGCCACCAGTTCCCCCATGAGCGTGCGGTTGAGGGCGTTCAGCGCCTTGGGACGGTTGAGGCGAATCAGCCCCACTTTGCCCCGGACTTCGGTAAGGATGGTGGTGTAGTCGCTCATCGCATACCTCCTGGCGAAGGGCAAGGATGTGGACGGAAAAAGACCCCATCAAAAGGATGGGGTCTGAGGTGCACCAGCGGCTTCAGTCCAATTTGGGGATGGTGAGCACCTGTCCCACCTGGATCAGGCTGGGGTTGTTGCCGATACGCTTACGGTTGGCCTGGTAGATGACTTCCCAGTACGCGGCGTTGCCGTAGAACTTGAGAGCGATGGCGCTGAGGGAATCGCCGGGTTGCACGGTGTATTCCACGGGCAGGGTGGCCTTTTCTTGCGCGATTTGCTCTTCTTTCGCCCGCTGGGCGGCTTTGGCGCGAGCCGCCGCCAGACGGCGGTCCATGAGTTCCTTTTGGGCTTTGACGGCCGCGTCGTGCTGCCGGGTGCTTTCCTGGTTTTTACGGGCTTCTTGTTGACGGCGAATCTTCTCGCGGGCTTCGCGGAAAGGGTCTTTCTGTGTCATGTTATTCTCCTTAGGTTGGATGCCTCTCGGTTCGTGACTTCATTATACCCTACTTTTGGGGTTCCCCTTGGCTTTCCCACATCTGCCTCAGTCTGCCGCGCTCTGGCGTCGCAACAGCCGGAAGGCGGTGACGAAGAACACGGCCCAGAGATAGGCCATGACCACCGCCAGCCCGGCTGCCAGCCAGGGCACGCGGAACAAATCCAGGTCAAAGGCCAGGACCAGGGGCAGGTTGAGCATCATCACCGGCACCATGAGGTACATGGCCACGGTCCAGGCCAGCATCCCCAGCGGCTCTGGCAGGGCCCAGGGCGGCGGAGGGGCGGCCCGGTCGGCAAAGACCCAGCCCTGCCCCCAACCCAGGACGATGAGCAGCAGCAATGCCACGGTCACCAGCCCTTTGGCCTTGTCGGGTTGAAGGAGGCTTTTCAGGGTGTTCATCGCGCGAACCGTCTCTTATGCGCGGGAGGCGACCCCCGCGGCAATGTCCGCGAGCAGCCACAAGGCCTGTCCCAAAGCGCCCAGCAGCAGGCCCTGGAAGGCGATCATGCCCGCGGCCAGCACCCGAACCCAGCGCATCCAGGTCGTGGCGTCGCCGAAGAAGGGGGAGGGGTTGAGGGGCATGGCCGTCCCCCTGGCCCAGGCCGTCAAAGCCATGCCCAGGCCCCCCAGGATCAGCAGGGCGCCCAACAGCAGAAAAATTGCAGCGGTGATTTTGGCCACGAGTTTCATGATTCATCTCCTGCCTGAGATGGCGTTTCGTGCAACACGGCCAGCATTTGAGGGTGAAGGTGAGGGTTGGCGGCCAGGATGGATTGCGGGGGCGAAAGGTAGTCCTCGCCGCCGTGGAGGTTGGTCACCACGGCCCCAGCCTCGGCGGCGATCAGCCCCCCGGCCGCCACATCGTAGGGCTGAAGGCGGATTTCCCAGTAACCGTCGAAGCGCCCGGCGGCCACATAGCACAGGTCCAGCGCCGCCGAGCCCAGGCGGCGCACCCCGCGCGTGTGCACGGCAAAGCGGGCGAAGTTGTCCAGGTTGTTCTCCGGGTTGCTCCACATGTCGTAAGGGAAGCCGGTCACCAGCAGGCTCTCGCCCAGGGTACGGGTATCGGACACATGGATGGGTTGCCTGTTGAGCCAGGCTCCCCGACCGCGCTCGGCCGCGAAGCATTCGTCGCGCATGGGGTCGTACACCACGCCGAGCCGCACCACGCCTCCTTCGGCATAAGCCAACGACACGGAGAAAATGGGCACCCCGTGGGCGTAGTTCACCGTGCCGTCCAGGGGGTCCACCAGCCAGAGGGGATCGTCTCCCTCGCTCAGTCCGCTTTCCTCGGCCAGGATGCGGTGGCCGGGGAAGCGTTGCCGAATTTGACCGAGCAAAAAGGTCTCCGATTGATAGTCTATCTCGGTGACCAGATCGATGGCGTGGCTTTTGCTGCCCACCTGATGGCGACGGCCAAAGCCGTGTCGCAGGATGACGCCCGCCTGGCGGGCTAGGAGGATGAGATCGTCCAGCGTGGGTTGCATGGCGCTCCTTGGAGGGAGAAAGAATTTTTGGGGGAGGACGGTCCCTGAGGTCCGGCCTGGAGCTCTTAGCCCTCGGACGAGGAGGCGTCCCCCGGTTCCGAGGCCGCCAGCGCCTGCAAATGGGCCTCGATTTCGGCCAGTTCTTCGCGGATGGCCTGCCGGTGGGTCAGGGCTTCCTGCAGCATGGCCTTGTACGCATCATGTTGAGGTTCCGGCAGGGTGGGAAGCAGCCGCTCCAGACGGCTGATCTGGCGGTTTTTCTGGGCTAGTTTGGCCTGCAGGCGTTCTTTGTGGCCCTGGTAGAAGGCCTTTTCGTCCAGCGGCGGCAGGGTATGTTTTTCTTGGGCGGCGAGGATTTCGGCCACGGTGAGCAGGAATTCGTTGGTGTCGATGGGCTTTTCGATGAATTCCGCTGCGCCCAGTTGCTGGGCAAAAGCCTTGTCTTCGGGGGTGACATAGGTGGCCGAGATGAAGATGATGGGAATGGAGCGCGTCTGAGGATGGCTCCGCAGGCGATAGGCCAGGGCGTAACCGTCCAGGCGAGGCATCAAAATATCGGTGACCACCAGCGCGGGGGGGCGTTGGGCCACTTTTTCCAGGGCTTCGGCGCCGTTGGCGGCGGCAAACACTTCGTAACCCTGGAAGCGCAGGGTCATCACGAGCAAGTCGCGCACATGGGCTACGTCTTCGACGACCAAAATGGGGCCGCTACTGGTCATGGCATCTTCTCCTGCAAGGGACCTGACGAATGCGTGCCGATAGCGCCTTCGATTGTAGCACAAACGAGGAAAGACGGGTATAATGCCCAGCGTTATGATTGCAATTTGGCTCACCCTGGGCATTGCTGTAGCCGCCACGGTGCTGTTGATCAGCGGGCGCGTGCGGGGCGATGTGGTCGGTCTGCTGGTCGCCGCGGCTCTGGCGCTTTCGGGGGGCATCCCGGCCAAGGAAGTGCTGCGGGGGTTGGGGAACCCGGTCATTGTGGTGTTGATTGCCGTTTTTGTGTTGACCAAGGGGCTGGAACTGACGGGGGTGACTGACATCCTGGGGCGGACGCTGACCCGTTGGGCCGGCGGCTCGGAAAAACGTCTGTTGACCACGACCTTTGGCATGGCGGCCCTGCTCTCGTTGTTCATGAACACCATCGCGGCGGCGGCGGTGTTGTTGCCGCCGGTGGCGGCCCTGGCCCGGCGTGACCCGTGCTTTTCGCTGCGCAAGGTGCTCATCCCCCTGGCTTATGGCACCCTGTTGGGGGGGACGGCCACGCTGCTCACCACGGCCAATCTGGTGACCAGCGCGGCACTGGAGGCCCACGGTTGCACGCCCTATGGGGTGTTGGACTTCCTTCCAGTAGGTTTGCCTCTGGTGTTCGTGGGGGGGCTGTTCATAGTGTGGGTGGCCCCTCACCTGTTGCCCAACAGCGACGTTAGGGAGGAGCCGCCGGGGCCTCATCGCTGGACGCTCCACGATTTGGGGGTGGTGTATCCGCTGGACGAAGGACTGCACCTGCTGCGCCTGCGCGAAGGCTCTTCGCTGGTGGAACGCCCGGCCCGGCGGCCCGGTCTGGCCCGGGAGTTGGGCTGGACCCCGGTGGCGCTGCTGCGCGACGAACGCGCTTACCCCATGGCTCGCATCCCCCGCGGGTGGCGGCTACGGCCCGGCGATATCTGGCTGGTGGGGGGGCGGGTGAGCCCGGAGGCGCTGGAGGCTTACGGCCTGGAGGTGGTTTCCCTCGACGAACCTTTGCCCCTCATTCATGAGCAGGCGGCCCTGATCGAGGTGACGCTAAACCCCCATGGCGGGGCGGTGGGCAAGACGCCCCAGGAGTTGCGTCTGCGACGCGACTATGGGGTGCTGGTGTTGATGGTCTGGCGGCAGGGACGGGTGTTCATGAATCGCGTACACCACCTGCCGCTGCAGGCCGGGGATGCTTTGCTGCTTCACGGCCCGCCGGGGAATCTGCAGCGGTTGCTGGACGAGAAAGAGGAGTTTGCCCTTTTGGCCCAGGTGGGGCTGCGTCCCTCCCGCAACCGGGCCAAGGCCCTGGCCGCCATCGCGGCCATGCTCATCGCCCTGCTGCCCGCGGTGCTGGGCTGGATGCCTCTGGCCCTCTCGGCGCTTCTGGGGATGCTTTGGGCCATGCTGACCGGGGTGATTCACCCGGACCAGGCCTATCAGAGTGTGTCGTGGTCGGTGATTTTCCTGGTGGCCGGGATGATCCCCCTGGCCAGGGCCATGCAAAGCACCGGCGCGGCAGCGCTGGTCAGCGAGGCCATGCTGCGGCCTCTGGGCCCCCACGCCCCGGCCTGGGCGGTGGCGGCGGCGTTCCTGGTGCTCACCGTGGCGCTGACGCAAATCATCAGCGGCCAGGCGGCGGCGCTCATCCTGGCCCCCCTGGCCATTGCGGCGGCGGAACACCACGGGCTGGACCCCCGCGGCCTGGCGATGGCCGTGGCCGTGGGCGCCTCGCTGGCCTTTTTGCTCCCCACGGCCCACCCCGCCAATCTGCTGGTTATGGGGCCGGGGCATTATCAGCCGCGGGACTATCTGCGGGTCGGTTTGCCCCTGACCCTGGTGCTTTTGCCGGTGGCTTTGCTGGCGTTGCAATGGGTCTGGCTGTAAACCCTGCTGCGTGATGAAAAGGAGAACATGGGTCCGTTGTTTGCTTTTGAGGTGCTTGCTACCGATGGGCAGGCCCGTGCCGGGGTGCTCCACACGCCGCACGGGGCGTTGCTCACGCCGGTCTTCGCCCCTGTGGGCACCCAGGCCACGGTCAAAGCGATGACCCCCGCCCAACTGGAGGAGGTGGGGGCGTCGTTGGTGTTGGCAAACACCTTTCACCTTTATCTGCGCCCCGGAGATGAGGTCGTGGCGGCGCTGGGGGGGCTGCACGAATTCATGCAGTGGCCGCATCCCATCCTCACCGATTCGGGGGGCTTTCAGGTGTTCTCCCTGGCGAAGATTCGCGAGGTGGACGACGATGGCGTAACCTTCCGCAGCCCTCTGGACGGCTCGACGCATCGCTTCACTCCGGAGAAAGCCATCGCCATCCAGGAAAACCTGGGCGCGGACATCATCATGGTCTTTGATGAGTGCCCGGACCCCTACGACCGAGCTTACAACGAAGAAGCCCTGGCGCGCACGCACCGCTGGGCCGAGCGCTGCCTGGCTGCCAAGACGCGCCCTGATCAGGCCCTCTTTGGCATCGTGCAGGGCGGTGTGTTCCCCGATTTGCGAGGGCAATCGGCGCGCTTCATCGCTTCGTTGGGCTTCCCCGGCTATGCCATCGGCGGCCTCTCGGTGGGCGAGACCAAGGCCGAGATGTACGCCATGATCGAGGTGGTCAACGCGGTGCTGCCCGCCGACAAGCCACGTTATCTCATGGGCGTGGGCACGCCGCAGGACCTGGTCGAGGCCGTGCGGCGCGGCGTGGACATTTTCGATTGTGTGCTCCCTACCCGCCTGGCCCGCCATCACGCCGCCATGCTCCGCAATGGTGGGCGGCTCAACCTGCGGCGCGCCGAGTTCGCCCGCGACCCGCGGCCCATCGACCCCACCTGCACCTGCTACACCTGTCGCCATTTCAGCCGTGGCTATCTGCGCCACCTGATCGTGGCCCGGGAGATGCTGGCGGCCACGCTGCTCTCCATCCACAACATCCACACCCTGACGCAACTCACCTGGGAGATGAGGCAGACCATCCTGGAAGGCCGCTTCACCGCCTGGGCAGAGGCCTTCTTGAAAGCCGTGCCTGCCTGAAAAAGCCGCATGGCCTCCACGCTTCGGCGTGCATCCCGCGGCCTTTGTGAGGATTTCCCATGACCCTTTTCCAAGCCTTCGTTCTGGGCCTTGTGCAAGGGCTCACCGAGTTCTTTCCCATTTCCAGTTCGGGGCATTTGGCCCTGGTGCCGCGGTTTTTAGGCTGGCACTTTTACGGCGGCAACACCTTTGCCTTTAATGTGCTGGTGCAGGTGGGCACCTTAGTGGCCGTGATCGGCTACTTCTGGCGCGATTTGGAGCAAATCGCCGTGGCTTGGCTTCGGGGGCTTTGGCGGCGTCAGCCCTGGGCGACCTTAGAGGCCCGCATGGGCTGGTATCTCATTCTGGCCACCCTGCCGGCCGTGGTGGGCGGGTTGTTGTTGCAGCACCGCGTCGAAGCCGCCTTTAGCAACCCGCGGGCCGTGGGGTTCTTTCTGTTGTTGACGGCCCTACTGCTGTTCAGCGCCGACAGGCTGGGCCGCCAGAAACGCGCCTGGGCGCAGTTTCAGGGCAAGGACGCCTTGACGATGGGCTTCTTCCAGGTGTTGGCGTTGTTCCCAGGCGTGTCGCGCTCTGGCTCGACCATCGCCGGGGGGATGTATCGGCATCTGGATCGCCCCACGGCGGCCCGCTTTTCCTTTTTGATGAGTGTGCCGGTGATGTTGGGCGCAGGGGCCCTGGCGTTGGTGGATTTGTTCCGGCAACCGCAACCGGCTTCGGCCACGCTGGCCCCCTTGATGGTGGGCTTTCTCACCGCGGCCGTGAGCGGGTACCTCTCCATCCGCTGGCTACTCCGTTACCTGGTGCGCCACAATCTCACGGTGTTTGCTGTATACTGCGCTGTACTGGGGTTGACGGCGCTGCTGTTGTTCTGAAGACGCTTTTGGGAGGGCTGGTCGTGCAACACCAACGGGGTTGGACAGCGACTGTACGCCGCAGTCATCTTTGGCTGGGGATGGTGGTGCTGCTTGGCGTATGGGCGCTCACGGCGTGCGCCACGGCGATCCCTACCCCTACGCCTATGCCCACACCCACCGCGCCGACTTTCCTGGTAGTGGCGCATCCTCCCGACCTGACCCCCTGGGATGCGGATTTGCAGCGTTGCGCCCGGACATGGAACCTTCCCCTGGTGGTGCACGAGGTGGCGTTGCGCGCCTTGCCCACCACCGAGGCGGATGTGGTGCTCACCTGGGGCGCTCCGCCCGCGGAGGCCCACGCCTTCGCCTTGGGCGAGGAGACGGTCTGGGCGGTGACCTCGCGCACCAACCCGGTGCGTGATTTGTCCCCCGCCCAGGTGCGGTGGTTGTTTTTGGGTTGGGTGACGGATTGGCGCGATTTTGGGGGGCGGGCTCAGGGGGTGCGCCTCTGGGCGCCCGACGAGGATGACCTGGTGTATCCCGTGTTGGAAGACCTGCTCCTCGGTGTGCCGCCCGCTTCACAGGCCAAAGTGGTGCCGGGCCCCAGAGCCGCTCTGGAGGCCCTGGCAAAGGTGCCCGGTGGTGTGGCCCTGTTGCCAGGCCGCTGGCTGGTGGCGGCGGATCTCCCGCCGGAGGTGGCCTCTCGTGTCGAAAAGGTGGCCGTGCTCAGCGCCGAACCGCTGGGCCAGACGCCCGTGGTGGCGTTCACCTGGGAGGAGCCCCAGGGCACTGCGCGCGACCTCATCGCGTGTTTGCAGGGGACAGCACCCCCTCAGGGGGGCGAATAGCCTCTGGCGCCGGCGCCGGCCCCGGGATCCAGAGTTTTTAGATGTCGAACGGCGTTGCAGTACAATAGGGGCATGCAATCCCTTGGCATCGAGAAGGAGGAACGATGGACGCTCCGGTAACTTTTCAGCAAGAGCGTTGGAGTCTGGCTGATTTGTTCGCCTCGCCTCAGGAGGCGGAACAGGCTTTTCAAGAGGTGGAGCAACGCGTCGCCGCCATCGAGGCCTGGCGCGACAAGTTGACCCCCGACATCCCCGCCGGGCAGTTTATGGCCCTGCTCCGCGAGATCGAAGACCTCAACCGGCTGGCGTATCGCATTCACGGCTACGCCAGCCTGCGCTTTGCCGAAAACACCCAGGACCAGGAAGCGCAGAATATGCTGGGCAAGGTGCGCCAGTTCATGGCACTGATGGGTAATCGCTTGCTCTTCTTCGAGTTATGGTGGCGCAACCTGGACGAGGAGAACGCCCAACGCCTGATGGCTGAGGCGGGGGATTACCGCTATTATCTGGAAAAGCAGCGCCTCTACCGCCCGCACACCCTGAGCGAGGCGGAGGAGAAGATCATCAACCTCAAGGATGTGACCGGGGTGAACGCGCTGATCACCCTTTACAGCGCCATCACCAATCGCTATGTGTTCCGCCTGGAGGTGGATGGCGAGGTCAAAGAGCTCACCCGGGGCGAGTTGATGGTGTACGCCCGGCATCATGACCCCGATTTGCGGGCCCGCGCCTACCAGGAACTTTATCGGGTGTACGGCAACGACGGGGCCATCCTGGGCCAGATGTACCAGGCCGTGGTGCGGGACTGGTACAACGAGAATGTGCTGCTGCGCAGGTATGCCAGCCCCATCTCGGTGCGCAATTTGCACAATCATCTCCCCGATGAGGTGGTGGATACCCTGTTGGCGGTTTGTCGTGACAACGCCGAGGTGTTCCGGCGCTTCTTCCGCCTCAAGGCCCGCGTGCTGGGGATGGACCGCCTGCGGCGTTACGATGTTTACGCCCCGGTGGCGAAGTCGGACAAGACCTATGACTTTGCCACGGCGGCCCGGATGGTGCTGGATGCCTTCAAGCGTTTCGACCCCCGCATCGCCGATCTGGCCCGGCGGGTGTTCGCCGAGCATCATCTGGACAGCGAGGTGCGCAGGGGAAAGAGGGGCGGGGCCTTTTGCTCCACCGTGACCCCGGACCTGACCCCCTGGGTACTGGTGAATTATCAGGGTCGGGTCGATGACATCGCCACCCTGGCCCACGAGTTGGGCCATGCCATTCACTCGATGCTGGCTGCCCACCACAGCCTGTTCACCCAACACGCGCCTCTGCCGCTGGCCGAGACCGCCTCGACCTTTGGCGAGATGATCCTCATCGACGCGCTGCTGGAACAGGAAAGCGACGAGACCGTGCGCCGCGATATCCTCTTCCGCCAGGTGGACGACAACTACGCCACCATCCTGCGGCAGGCGTACTTTGCCCTTTTCGAAAAGCAGGCCCACGACATGGTGCAGCAGGGCGCCTCGGTGGAGGATCTGGCGGAAGCCTACATGGACAACCTGCGCGATCAGTTTGATGACGCCGTGGCGTTGAGCGATGAGTTCCGTTGGGAGTGGGTCTCCATCCCGCACATCTATCACGCCCCCTTCTATGTGTACGCCTATGCCTTTGGCCAGTTGCTCGTGCTGGCCCTTTACCGGCGCTACAAGGAAGAGGGCGAGGCCTTCAAGGAGCGCTACATCAACCTGTTGGCCACCGGAGGCTCCAAGCCGCCCATGGAGATGCTGGCCGAAGCCGGGGTCGATGTCAGCCGCCCCGAATTCTGGCAGGGCGGGTTTGACATCATCAACGGCTGGATTGACCAACTGGAGGGCATGGTGTAGTCCGGAGCCCGAGGCTGGATTCCCGGCCCGGCAGGTGAACAAACCTGTCGGGCCTTTTTTATTCCGGCAGGGCGATGAGCGTGCCGAAGCGTCCGGTTTTCCCCTTTTCGGCACGGTGGGAGTACCAGTCTTCCAGGTGGCAGGCGGTGCAGATTTCGGCCACTTCAATCTGCCGCACGCCGGCCTGCTCCAGCAGCCAGCGGTTGGCCGCCCAGAGGTCGAAGTGCACCCGCTGCCCGCCCGGATGGGGCAGCAGGGCCTCGGCCTGCTCACCAAAGGCGGCCCGCACCTGGGCCGCCACTTCTTCGCCCACCTCGTAGTGGTCCGGGCCGATGGAGGGGCCGATGGCCGCCAGGATGTCGGCGGGGCGAGAGCCGTAGCAGGCGACCATCTGCTCCACGGCTTTTTTCGTCACCCCCAGCACTGTGCCGCGCCAGCCCGCATGGACGAGGCCTACCACCCGCTGCACGGGGTCGGCCAGCAGGATGGGCACGCAGTCCGCATAGCGCATGACTAAGGTCACATCGGGGCGGTCGGTCAGCATGGCGTCGGCCTGGATGTGGGGGCGTGCGTCCGGGCGGGGGGTGTGGGCGCAGACCACCGTGGCGCTGTGGACCAGCCACACATCGTAACGCGAGGCCAGAGGCCGCTCCAGGGCGGCGAACACCCGGCGCAGGTTCTCCTGCACCCGCCCACGCTCGTCCCCCACCCTGTTGCCTAAGTTGAGGGAATCCCACGGCGGGGGGCTGACACCCCCGCGGCGGGTGAACACCCCGTGGGGGATTCCGGCTTCGGCCAGAAGGGAGGCGACCCAGTATTTCAGGGGTGGTTGTTTCACAAAGGGCATGGACGGTTCTCTCACGGGCGGGGTTCGGCGGGCCGCTGGCCCGTCATCCGCGGGGCCATGAGTTCCCGGGTTTCGGCCATGGATTGCTCCACCAGGGGGTAGCCAAACCAGGCGGTGGTGAACCCGAAGAGAAAGCCGGTGAGGGTGCGCAGCAAAGGCGTGCTTTCGCGGAAAGGCAGCAGGTGGAACGGGGCTTGGCTGAGGATCTGGCTCAAGCCGTCCACGCCGATGGGGGCCCAGCCGATGAGAAGCCACAGGGCCAGGGGCAGGGGCTTGGTGTGTCGGCGCATCAGGGCGAAGAACAGGCCGAAAAGCAGGATGGCGCCGTAGATGGCCACATCGCGCTGGCAAAGGGCCACCTTGTAGCCCACCTGGGGGTTGCCGAGGAAGCGCCGCGCGGCCAGCAGGGTTTGGGGACGGT
The DNA window shown above is from Anaerolineae bacterium and carries:
- the pgeF gene encoding peptidoglycan editing factor PgeF gives rise to the protein MPFVKQPPLKYWVASLLAEAGIPHGVFTRRGGVSPPPWDSLNLGNRVGDERGRVQENLRRVFAALERPLASRYDVWLVHSATVVCAHTPRPDARPHIQADAMLTDRPDVTLVMRYADCVPILLADPVQRVVGLVHAGWRGTVLGVTKKAVEQMVACYGSRPADILAAIGPSIGPDHYEVGEEVAAQVRAAFGEQAEALLPHPGGQRVHFDLWAANRWLLEQAGVRQIEVAEICTACHLEDWYSHRAEKGKTGRFGTLIALPE
- a CDS encoding M3 family oligoendopeptidase, translated to MDAPVTFQQERWSLADLFASPQEAEQAFQEVEQRVAAIEAWRDKLTPDIPAGQFMALLREIEDLNRLAYRIHGYASLRFAENTQDQEAQNMLGKVRQFMALMGNRLLFFELWWRNLDEENAQRLMAEAGDYRYYLEKQRLYRPHTLSEAEEKIINLKDVTGVNALITLYSAITNRYVFRLEVDGEVKELTRGELMVYARHHDPDLRARAYQELYRVYGNDGAILGQMYQAVVRDWYNENVLLRRYASPISVRNLHNHLPDEVVDTLLAVCRDNAEVFRRFFRLKARVLGMDRLRRYDVYAPVAKSDKTYDFATAARMVLDAFKRFDPRIADLARRVFAEHHLDSEVRRGKRGGAFCSTVTPDLTPWVLVNYQGRVDDIATLAHELGHAIHSMLAAHHSLFTQHAPLPLAETASTFGEMILIDALLEQESDETVRRDILFRQVDDNYATILRQAYFALFEKQAHDMVQQGASVEDLAEAYMDNLRDQFDDAVALSDEFRWEWVSIPHIYHAPFYVYAYAFGQLLVLALYRRYKEEGEAFKERYINLLATGGSKPPMEMLAEAGVDVSRPEFWQGGFDIINGWIDQLEGMV